A window from Sceloporus undulatus isolate JIND9_A2432 ecotype Alabama chromosome 8, SceUnd_v1.1, whole genome shotgun sequence encodes these proteins:
- the FA2H gene encoding fatty acid 2-hydroxylase, whose amino-acid sequence MASPGRMLSRGEVQRVCAGGGCLVLLGRRVYDVSGFVGLHPGGEELLRSRAGKDVRRDLQGPPHRHSRNARRWLEQHFLGEISPEEKSQSHPETWDTGVTAAAAKMMDPRCKAVDEETDLVDWRKPLLWQVGYLGEKYDEWVHQPVSRPIRLFHSDFIESLSKTAWYMVCLVWIPVVLYLSWYCYTSLARGETRLFATFTTAYSIPVHKYWFPPLFVLGMCIWSFLEYFIHRFIFHMKPPASNYYLITFHFMLHGQHHKSPFDDSRLVFPPAPAFLVISFFYVFATVVFPEAFGLSLFTGGLFGYVVYDMTHYYLHYGSPKKGTYLYRLKSYHVKHHFEHQKAGFGITSTFWDHPFQTLIPKETFEKED is encoded by the exons atggcGAGCCCCGGGAGGATGCTGAGCCGCGGAGAGGTGCAGAGGGTCTGCGCGGGGGGCGGCTGCCTGGTGCTGCTCGGGCGGAGGGTCTACGACGTGAGCGGCTTCGTGGGGCTGCATCCCGGCGGAGAGGAGCTGCTCCGGAGCAGAGCCGGGAAGGACGTCCGCAGGGACCTCCAGGGACCCCCGCACCGCCACTCCCGCAACGCCCGGCGCTGGCTGGAGCAGCACTTCCTCGGAGAGATCAGCCCCGAAGAGAAGAGCCag AGCCACCCAGAGACATGGGATACCGGAGTGACCGCTGCTGCCGCCAAAATGATGGATCCGAGATGTAAAGCCGTGGACGAAGAAACG GACCTTGTGGACTGGAGGAAGCCTTTGCTGTGGCAAGTAGGCTATTTGGGGGAGAAGTACGACGAATGGGTGCATCAGCCAGTCAGCCGTCCTATCCGCCTGTTCCACTCCGATTTCATCGAGTCCCTCTCCAAAACAGCATG GTACATGGTGTGTTTAGTTTGGATTCCAGTGGTGCTTTATCTCAGCTGGTATTGCTACACATCCCTCGCTCGGGGAGAGACGCGGCTGTTTGCTACCTTCACGACAG CTTACTCCATCCCTGTTCACAAATACTGGTTCCCACCGCTCTTCGTTCTGGGAATGTGCATCTGGTCTTTCCTGGAATATTTTATCCATCGCTTCATCTTCCACATGAAGCCCCCTGCTAGCAACTATTACCTTATCACCTTCCATTTTATGTTGCACGGACAGCATCATAAG TCTCCATTTGATGACTCCCGCCTGGTTTTTCCGCCGGCCCCAGCATTCCTGGTCATCTCCTTCTTCTATGTTTTTGCCACCGTTGTGTTCCCTGAAGCATTTGGGCTTTCCCTTTTCACGGGGGGCCTCTTTGGCTACGTCGTCTATGACATGACACACTATTACTTACACTATGGGTCACCAAAGAAAGGCACCTACCTGTACAGACTGAAATCTTACCATGTCAAGCACCATTTTGAACATCAGAAAGCAG GCTTTGGCATCACCAGCACATTCTGGGACCATCCCTTTCAGACACTCATCCCCAAGGAAACCTTTGAGAAAGAAGACTAG